Proteins encoded together in one Miscanthus floridulus cultivar M001 chromosome 16, ASM1932011v1, whole genome shotgun sequence window:
- the LOC136510954 gene encoding uncharacterized protein, with protein MVDNFYVEHVNFYIADFNTTYHAILGRPALAKFMAIPHYAYLVLKMPSLAGVLALRANLSIAYACETESLSLLKATDLSIRMTSMAAEAKTAPVDDQEITALEPPCASA; from the coding sequence ATGGTTGACAACTTCTATGTCGAGCACgtcaacttctacatcgctgacttcaacaccacctaccatgccatacttggtcggccagctctggccaagttcatggccataccacattACGCCtacctagtgttgaagatgccttcgcttgCAGGAGTTCTGGCTCTGcgagccaacctctccatcgcctacgcctgcgagacagagagtctctccctcctcaaagccaccgacctctccattcgGATGACCAGTATGGCCGCTGAGGCCAAGACGGCACCGGTTGACGACCAGGAGATCACAGCGCTGGAGCCTCC